A genomic segment from Patescibacteria group bacterium encodes:
- a CDS encoding nucleoside monophosphate kinase gives MVPKTFIIIGRSGCGKGTQAKLLNEYLEQEYKDSQVFYIESGKQFRSLVVGNSYTSTLAREINDSGLLQPSFLSSWVWSNILIEEFTGTEHLILDGIPRKLNEAKILDGALRFYKREKPYFVFINVTEAWARQRLEERGRSDDKKRASIDTKMKWYESDVLPAVDFFRKNESYNFLEIKGEQTIEKVHEDIIKSLKVLKV, from the coding sequence AGGCCGTTCCGGATGTGGCAAGGGGACACAAGCCAAACTGCTTAATGAATATCTAGAGCAGGAATACAAGGATTCTCAGGTATTTTATATTGAGTCTGGAAAGCAATTTCGTTCGTTGGTTGTCGGGAACAGCTACACAAGCACTCTTGCACGAGAGATAAATGATAGTGGACTTCTACAACCATCGTTCCTCTCTTCCTGGGTATGGTCTAACATATTGATTGAAGAGTTTACCGGTACAGAGCACTTGATTTTAGACGGTATTCCACGGAAGCTCAATGAGGCAAAGATTCTCGATGGGGCACTCCGGTTTTATAAGCGAGAAAAACCCTATTTCGTGTTTATAAATGTAACGGAAGCGTGGGCGCGGCAGAGACTTGAGGAAAGAGGCCGTAGCGATGATAAAAAAAGGGCGTCAATAGATACGAAAATGAAGTGGTATGAATCTGATGTCTTACCCGCGGTTGATTTTTTCAGAAAGAATGAATCGTACAATTTTCTTGAAATCAAAGGAGAACAAACGATAGAAAAAGTACACGAGGATATTATCAAAAGTCTGAAAG